Proteins from one Pseudomonas grandcourensis genomic window:
- a CDS encoding iron ABC transporter permease yields MAHPAQRRWYPVVFAIAALVLLPLSVLLLSWQTIDQQIWSHLWDTQMPRLLGNTLTLVLGVGVGVTVLGVSLAWLTSLCEFPGRRWLDWALMLPFAIPAYVLAFVFVGLLDFAGPVQSLLREWFGSGLRLPRVRSTGGVIVVLVLVFYPYVYLLARTAFLAQGKGLMEAARVLGQSPWQAFWRVALPMARPAIGAGVALALMETLADFGAVSVFNFDTFTTAIYKTWYGFFSLSSAAQLASLLLLVVMLVLYGERRARGANRASNERPRVKALYHLRGLKALAATTWCGLVFACAFVIPMLQLAVWFWLRGRFDLDERYTGLIVHTLYLGAMAALITVSVALLLAFARRLAPTRVIRSGVSLANLGYALPGSVLAVSIMLAFSYLDRELVIPLSGWLGGAGKPLLLGSLSALLLAYLVRFIAVAYGPLESSLARIRPSLPEAARSLGVSGPRLFFKVYLPLLLPGTLSAALLVFVDVLKEMPATLLMRPFGWDTLAVRIFEMTSEGEWARASLPALTLVLVGLLPVIGLIRRSAHRNS; encoded by the coding sequence TTGGCCCATCCCGCCCAACGCCGCTGGTATCCAGTCGTCTTCGCCATCGCTGCGCTGGTCCTGTTGCCCCTGAGCGTCCTGCTGCTTTCCTGGCAAACCATCGATCAACAGATCTGGTCCCATCTCTGGGACACACAGATGCCGCGTTTGCTGGGCAATACCCTGACCCTGGTGCTAGGCGTCGGTGTCGGCGTGACAGTCCTGGGTGTCAGCCTGGCCTGGCTCACCAGCCTGTGCGAATTCCCCGGTCGGCGTTGGCTGGACTGGGCATTGATGCTGCCCTTCGCGATCCCGGCCTATGTGCTGGCCTTCGTCTTCGTCGGCCTGCTGGATTTCGCCGGGCCCGTGCAATCCCTGCTGCGCGAGTGGTTCGGTAGTGGTCTGCGGCTGCCGCGCGTGCGCTCTACGGGTGGCGTGATCGTCGTGCTCGTCCTGGTCTTCTATCCCTATGTCTATCTGCTGGCGCGCACCGCCTTCCTCGCCCAGGGCAAAGGCCTGATGGAAGCCGCGCGGGTCCTTGGCCAATCGCCCTGGCAAGCGTTCTGGCGGGTGGCATTGCCCATGGCGCGGCCAGCCATCGGTGCGGGCGTGGCATTGGCTTTGATGGAAACCCTGGCGGACTTCGGCGCAGTGTCGGTGTTCAACTTCGATACCTTCACCACGGCCATCTACAAGACCTGGTACGGTTTTTTCAGCCTGTCATCCGCCGCGCAACTGGCCAGCCTGTTGCTGTTGGTGGTAATGCTCGTGCTCTACGGCGAGCGGCGTGCCCGTGGGGCCAATCGGGCGAGCAACGAGCGACCACGGGTCAAGGCGCTGTATCACCTGCGAGGCCTCAAGGCATTGGCAGCCACGACGTGGTGCGGTCTGGTGTTCGCCTGCGCTTTCGTAATCCCGATGCTGCAATTGGCGGTGTGGTTCTGGCTGCGCGGGCGCTTCGATCTCGACGAGCGCTACACCGGGTTGATCGTCCATACCTTGTACCTGGGGGCGATGGCGGCGTTGATCACCGTCAGCGTCGCCTTGTTACTGGCGTTTGCCCGACGACTGGCACCCACCCGGGTCATTCGTTCCGGGGTCAGTCTGGCCAACCTGGGCTACGCCTTGCCCGGTTCGGTACTGGCGGTATCGATCATGCTGGCGTTCAGTTACCTGGATCGCGAGCTGGTGATCCCGCTCTCGGGCTGGCTCGGTGGCGCGGGCAAGCCGCTGCTGTTGGGTAGCCTGTCGGCGTTGTTGCTGGCCTATCTGGTGCGCTTCATTGCAGTGGCCTACGGGCCGCTGGAAAGCAGTCTGGCGCGTATACGGCCATCTTTGCCCGAAGCGGCACGTAGCCTTGGCGTCAGTGGGCCACGACTGTTTTTCAAAGTGTATCTGCCATTATTGCTACCCGGCACGTTGAGCGCCGCGCTGCTAGTGTTCGTCGATGTACTCAAGGAAATGCCCGCGACCCTACTGATGCGCCCGTTTGGCTGGGACACGCTGGCGGTGCGAATCTTCGAAATGACCAGCGAAGGTGAATGGGCGCGGGCGTCTTTGCCGGCCTTGACCCTGGTGCTGGTCGGGCTGTTACCGGTCATCGGATTGATCCGACGCTCGGCACATCGAAACAGCTAG
- a CDS encoding extracellular solute-binding protein: MLAPKRLLTALALTLIGSTAAQAADEVVVYSSRIDELIKPVFDAYTAKTGVKVKFITDKEAPLMQRLKAEGANTPADLLLTVDAGNLWQAEQMGILQPFTSKTIDANIPLQYRAASHAWTGLSLRARTIAYSTDRVKPGELTTYEALADKQWEGRLCLRTAKKVYNQSLTATMIEVHGAGKTEEILKGWVRNLSTDVFSDDTAVLEAINAGQCDVGIVNTYYYGRLHKQKPDLPVKLFWPNQADRGVHINLSGIGLTQHAPHPEAAKALVEWMTTPEAQKIFADVNQEFPANPTVQPSAEVAAWGKFIADTLPVEIAGKRQAEAIRLMDKAGWN; encoded by the coding sequence ATGTTGGCACCGAAGCGTCTACTGACTGCACTGGCCTTGACCCTGATCGGCAGTACAGCCGCCCAGGCCGCTGACGAGGTGGTGGTCTACTCCTCGCGAATCGACGAGCTGATCAAGCCAGTCTTCGATGCCTACACCGCCAAGACCGGCGTGAAGGTGAAGTTCATCACCGACAAGGAAGCGCCACTGATGCAGCGGCTCAAGGCCGAGGGCGCGAATACGCCGGCCGACCTGCTGCTCACCGTCGATGCCGGCAACCTCTGGCAAGCCGAGCAGATGGGCATCCTCCAGCCGTTCACCTCGAAAACCATCGACGCCAACATTCCGCTGCAATACCGGGCCGCCTCACACGCCTGGACCGGCCTGAGCCTGCGTGCGCGGACCATTGCCTACTCCACTGATCGGGTGAAGCCGGGTGAACTGACCACCTACGAAGCGCTGGCCGACAAGCAATGGGAAGGCCGCTTGTGCCTGCGCACGGCGAAGAAGGTCTACAACCAGTCCCTGACCGCGACCATGATCGAAGTGCACGGCGCCGGGAAGACCGAGGAAATCCTCAAGGGCTGGGTCAGGAACCTCTCCACTGACGTGTTCTCCGACGACACCGCCGTGCTGGAAGCGATCAACGCCGGCCAGTGCGACGTCGGTATCGTCAACACCTACTACTACGGCCGCCTGCACAAGCAGAAGCCAGACCTGCCGGTGAAGTTGTTCTGGCCGAACCAGGCTGACCGTGGCGTACACATCAACCTGTCGGGTATCGGCCTGACACAACACGCGCCACACCCGGAAGCGGCCAAGGCCCTGGTGGAGTGGATGACTACCCCTGAAGCACAGAAAATCTTTGCCGACGTGAACCAGGAGTTCCCGGCGAACCCTACCGTGCAGCCATCGGCTGAAGTCGCCGCATGGGGCAAGTTCATCGCTGATACCTTGCCTGTGGAAATTGCCGGCAAGCGTCAGGCTGAGGCGATTCGCCTGATGGACAAGGCTGGCTGGAACTGA
- a CDS encoding 2-octaprenyl-3-methyl-6-methoxy-1,4-benzoquinol hydroxylase codes for MRADLLIVGAGMVGSALALALQDSGLEVLLLDGSPMSVKPFNAQAAFEPRVSALSAASQRILERLGVWDGIAGRRSSPYTDMQVWDGSGTGQIHFSAASVHAEVLGHIVENRVVQDALLERLHDCDLGLLANARLEQMRRSGDDWLLTLADGRTLRAPLVIAADGANSAVRRLAGVATREWDYLHHAIVTSVRCAKPHQMTAWQRFTDNGPLAFLPLERDGQQDWCSIVWSTTPGEAERLMAMDEQGFCKELERAFEGRLGEVLSADPRLCVPLRQRHAKRYVAEGLALIGDAAHTIHPLAGQGVNLGFLDAAVLAEVLLQATTRGERLADVKVLSRYERRRMPHNLALMAAMEGFERLFQADPLPVRWLRNTGLKMVERMPEAKALFVREALGLTGDLPALAKA; via the coding sequence ATGCGCGCAGATCTGCTGATTGTCGGGGCCGGAATGGTCGGCAGCGCCCTGGCGCTGGCGTTGCAGGACAGCGGGCTGGAAGTCCTGTTGCTGGACGGCAGCCCCATGAGTGTCAAACCGTTCAACGCTCAGGCTGCGTTTGAACCGCGGGTGAGCGCCTTGTCGGCCGCCAGCCAGCGGATTCTCGAACGCCTGGGCGTGTGGGACGGCATCGCCGGGCGGCGCAGCAGCCCCTATACCGACATGCAGGTCTGGGATGGCAGCGGCACCGGGCAAATCCACTTCTCGGCGGCCAGTGTGCATGCCGAGGTGCTGGGGCATATCGTCGAGAACCGCGTGGTTCAGGATGCCTTGCTCGAACGCCTGCACGATTGCGACCTGGGGCTGCTGGCCAATGCTCGCCTGGAGCAGATGCGCCGCTCCGGCGATGACTGGCTGCTGACCCTGGCCGACGGCCGCACCCTGCGCGCGCCGCTGGTGATCGCGGCGGATGGCGCCAACTCGGCGGTGCGACGCCTGGCCGGTGTGGCGACCCGCGAATGGGATTATCTGCACCATGCCATCGTCACCAGCGTGCGTTGCGCCAAGCCGCATCAGATGACGGCCTGGCAGCGCTTCACCGATAACGGTCCGTTGGCGTTCCTGCCGCTGGAGCGGGACGGCCAACAGGATTGGTGCTCGATCGTCTGGTCGACCACACCCGGCGAAGCCGAACGCCTGATGGCAATGGATGAACAAGGTTTCTGCAAGGAGCTGGAGCGGGCCTTTGAAGGTCGACTCGGCGAGGTACTTAGCGCCGACCCGCGCCTGTGTGTGCCTCTGCGCCAGCGGCATGCCAAGCGTTATGTGGCTGAAGGCCTGGCATTGATCGGCGACGCGGCCCACACCATTCACCCGTTGGCCGGGCAGGGCGTGAATCTCGGATTCCTCGATGCCGCCGTGCTGGCCGAAGTGTTGCTGCAAGCGACAACACGTGGCGAACGCCTGGCGGATGTGAAAGTCCTCAGCCGTTACGAGCGTCGACGCATGCCCCACAACCTGGCGCTGATGGCGGCGATGGAAGGCTTCGAGCGCTTGTTCCAGGCCGATCCGTTGCCGGTGCGCTGGTTGCGTAATACCGGGTTGAAAATGGTTGAGAGGATGCCGGAAGCCAAGGCTTTGTTCGTGCGTGAAGCGCTGGGGTTGACCGGGGATTTGCCGGCGCTCGCCAAGGCCTGA
- the ubiH gene encoding 2-octaprenyl-6-methoxyphenyl hydroxylase, whose amino-acid sequence MSRINLAIIGGGLVGASLALALQAGAKARGWKIVLIEPFAPGDSYQPSYDARSSALSFGSRQIYQRLGVWQEVSRRAEPIKQIHVSDRGRFSTARLSAMEEGVPALGYVVENAWLGQCLWQGLDKDIISWRCPAEVTRMEPLTDGYRLTLNDETTLECDLAVLADGGRSGLREQLGIGIRKRPYNQSALIANITPSEAHNGMAFERFTDEGPMALLPLPDNRCALVWTRLGMDAQRLAALDERSFLSELQGVFGYRLGTLKQVGARHLYPLTLVEAEEQVRPHLAILGNAAHSLHPIAGQGFNLSLRDAQALADALLASEKPLGDFATLQAYRERQRLDQDLTVGFSDQVTRLFGSTQPLVSLGRNIGLLGLDLLPPAKRWFARQAMGLGTRPDA is encoded by the coding sequence ATGAGTCGAATCAACCTGGCAATTATCGGTGGCGGGCTGGTCGGTGCAAGCCTGGCGCTGGCGCTTCAGGCCGGGGCCAAGGCCCGAGGCTGGAAGATCGTGTTGATCGAGCCGTTCGCCCCTGGCGACAGCTATCAACCGAGTTACGATGCCCGTTCTTCGGCGCTTTCCTTCGGCTCGCGGCAGATCTATCAGCGGCTGGGCGTCTGGCAGGAAGTCTCGCGCCGCGCCGAGCCGATCAAGCAAATTCATGTTTCCGACCGTGGTCGGTTCTCGACGGCGCGGTTGTCGGCGATGGAAGAGGGTGTTCCTGCGCTGGGTTATGTCGTTGAAAACGCCTGGCTCGGCCAATGCCTGTGGCAAGGTCTGGACAAGGATATAATCAGTTGGCGCTGCCCGGCGGAGGTCACCCGCATGGAGCCGCTGACCGATGGCTACCGCCTGACCCTCAACGATGAAACCACCCTGGAATGCGACCTCGCGGTGCTCGCCGATGGCGGCCGCTCCGGCCTGCGCGAGCAACTGGGGATCGGCATCCGCAAGCGTCCGTACAACCAGAGCGCGCTGATCGCCAACATCACCCCGAGCGAAGCCCACAACGGCATGGCCTTCGAGCGTTTCACCGACGAAGGCCCGATGGCGTTGCTGCCGCTTCCGGATAATCGCTGCGCACTGGTCTGGACCCGCCTGGGCATGGACGCGCAACGCCTGGCGGCCCTTGATGAGCGCAGCTTCCTCAGCGAGTTGCAGGGTGTGTTCGGTTATCGTCTCGGCACATTGAAGCAGGTGGGTGCGCGGCATCTGTATCCGCTGACACTGGTCGAAGCCGAAGAACAGGTGCGCCCGCATCTGGCGATTCTCGGCAACGCGGCGCACAGCCTGCATCCGATTGCCGGCCAGGGGTTCAACCTGTCCCTGCGCGATGCCCAGGCCCTGGCCGATGCCTTGCTCGCCAGCGAAAAACCATTGGGCGACTTCGCCACGTTGCAGGCCTATCGCGAACGCCAGCGTCTCGATCAGGACCTCACCGTGGGCTTCTCCGATCAGGTCACGCGCCTGTTCGGCAGCACCCAGCCGCTGGTGTCCCTGGGGCGCAACATCGGCTTGCTCGGCCTCGATCTGCTGCCACCGGCCAAACGCTGGTTTGCCCGGCAGGCGATGGGGCTGGGTACCCGTCCAGATGCGTGA
- the pepP gene encoding Xaa-Pro aminopeptidase: MIHIPKSEYSRRRKALMAQMEPNSIAILPAAAVAIRNRDVEHVYRQDSDFQYLSGFPEPQAVLVLMPGRVHGEYILFCRERNAERELWDGLRAGQEGAIRDFGADDAFPITDIDDILPGLIEGRDRVYSAMGSNPEFDRHLMEWINVIRSKANLGAQPPNEFVALDHLLHDMRLYKSAAEVKVMREAARISAQAHVRAMQACRAGLHEFSLEAELDYEFRKGGAKMPAYGSIVAAGRNSCILHYQQNDALLKDGDLVLIDAGCEIDCYASDITRTFPVSGKYSAEQKAIYELVLASQEAAFAEIAPNKHWNQAHEATVRVITAGLVKLGLLRGDVDELIASEAYKAFYMHRAGHWLGMDVHDVGEYKVGGEWRVLEVGMALTVEPGIYIAPDNQNVAKKWRGIGVRIEDDVVVTKTGCEILTNGVPKTVAEIEALMAAARTQAA; the protein is encoded by the coding sequence ATGATCCATATCCCGAAATCGGAATACAGCCGTCGCCGCAAGGCCCTGATGGCGCAGATGGAACCCAACAGCATCGCCATCCTGCCCGCCGCCGCGGTGGCCATTCGCAATCGCGACGTCGAGCACGTCTACCGCCAGGACAGCGACTTCCAGTACCTCAGCGGTTTTCCCGAGCCCCAGGCCGTACTGGTGCTGATGCCGGGGCGCGTGCATGGCGAATACATCCTGTTCTGCCGCGAACGCAACGCCGAGCGCGAGCTGTGGGATGGCCTGCGTGCCGGGCAGGAAGGCGCGATTCGCGACTTCGGCGCCGACGACGCCTTTCCGATCACGGATATTGACGACATCCTGCCGGGCCTGATCGAAGGCCGTGACCGGGTGTATTCGGCCATGGGCAGCAACCCCGAATTCGACCGCCACCTGATGGAATGGATCAACGTGATCCGCTCCAAGGCCAACCTCGGTGCCCAGCCGCCGAACGAATTCGTTGCCCTGGATCATCTGCTGCACGACATGCGCCTGTATAAATCGGCGGCAGAAGTGAAAGTGATGCGCGAAGCGGCGCGGATTTCCGCCCAGGCGCACGTACGGGCAATGCAGGCCTGTCGCGCCGGGTTGCACGAATTCAGCCTGGAAGCCGAGCTCGATTACGAGTTCCGCAAGGGCGGGGCGAAGATGCCAGCCTACGGGTCGATCGTCGCGGCGGGGCGCAACAGCTGCATCCTGCATTACCAGCAGAATGACGCGCTGCTCAAGGACGGTGACCTGGTGCTGATCGACGCCGGTTGCGAGATCGACTGCTACGCCAGCGACATCACCCGGACCTTTCCGGTCAGCGGCAAGTATTCAGCGGAACAGAAAGCGATTTACGAATTGGTGTTGGCCTCCCAGGAAGCCGCCTTTGCCGAAATCGCCCCGAACAAGCACTGGAATCAGGCACACGAGGCCACGGTCCGGGTCATCACGGCCGGGCTGGTCAAGCTGGGTCTGCTGCGGGGCGACGTTGACGAATTGATCGCCAGCGAAGCCTACAAAGCGTTTTACATGCACCGCGCCGGCCACTGGCTGGGCATGGATGTGCATGACGTTGGCGAATACAAGGTCGGCGGCGAGTGGCGCGTGCTGGAAGTCGGCATGGCGCTGACCGTGGAGCCGGGGATCTATATCGCCCCGGACAACCAGAATGTTGCGAAGAAATGGCGCGGCATTGGCGTGCGCATCGAGGACGACGTAGTGGTCACCAAAACCGGCTGTGAAATATTGACGAACGGCGTGCCGAAAACCGTCGCCGAGATCGAGGCCCTGATGGCCGCCGCGCGGACACAGGCAGCATGA
- a CDS encoding YecA family protein — translation MTIQNSPYQAFATLLTSSGHNVSPAELHGLLLGRSCAGAGFDAEGWLIDAAELLESEPQDNVRNALIGLQEMVKGELTGDDVTVVLLLPTDDAPLTERAIALGQWCQGFLSGFGLNCRDSSALSTEATEVLQDLAAISQVQDALEESDDGENDYMEVMEYLRVAPLLLFSETKKDVPAAAKPSLH, via the coding sequence ATGACCATTCAGAATTCCCCGTACCAAGCCTTCGCCACCCTGCTGACTTCCAGCGGTCACAACGTCTCGCCTGCCGAACTGCACGGCCTGTTGCTCGGCCGCAGCTGCGCCGGCGCGGGTTTCGACGCCGAAGGCTGGCTGATCGACGCCGCCGAATTGCTCGAAAGCGAGCCGCAGGACAACGTTCGCAACGCCCTGATCGGCTTGCAAGAGATGGTTAAAGGCGAGCTCACCGGCGATGACGTGACCGTCGTTCTGCTGTTGCCGACCGACGACGCCCCGCTCACCGAGCGTGCCATCGCACTGGGCCAATGGTGCCAGGGTTTCCTCAGCGGCTTTGGCCTGAACTGCCGTGACAGCAGCGCCCTGAGCACCGAGGCCACCGAGGTGCTGCAGGATCTGGCGGCCATTTCCCAGGTGCAAGATGCCCTGGAAGAGTCCGACGACGGCGAAAACGACTACATGGAAGTCATGGAGTACCTGCGCGTCGCACCGCTGCTGCTGTTCTCCGAGACCAAAAAAGACGTGCCGGCCGCCGCCAAACCGTCTTTGCATTAA
- a CDS encoding TIGR02449 family protein: protein MEDTDLQALMARLELLITRVEQLKSQNGLLLAQEKTWREERAHLIEKNEIARRKVESMISRLKALEQDS from the coding sequence ATGGAAGACACCGATCTGCAAGCGCTGATGGCCAGACTCGAGCTACTGATTACCCGAGTCGAGCAACTTAAGAGTCAAAACGGACTCTTACTAGCTCAGGAAAAGACCTGGCGCGAGGAACGCGCGCACCTCATTGAAAAAAACGAAATCGCCCGGCGTAAGGTCGAATCGATGATTTCGCGCCTCAAGGCCCTGGAGCAAGACTCATGA
- a CDS encoding cell division protein ZapA encodes MSSSNSVTVQILDKEYSIICPQEERSNLISAARYLDGKMREIRSSGKVIGADRIAVMAALNITHDLLHKEERPDIQASGSTREQVRDLLDRVDLALATDPDVTKG; translated from the coding sequence ATGAGTTCAAGCAATAGCGTCACCGTGCAGATCCTCGACAAAGAGTATTCGATCATCTGCCCTCAGGAAGAGCGCAGCAATCTGATCAGCGCCGCCCGTTATCTGGACGGCAAAATGCGCGAGATCCGCAGCAGCGGCAAAGTCATCGGCGCCGACCGTATCGCCGTGATGGCCGCGCTGAACATCACCCATGACCTGTTACATAAGGAAGAACGGCCGGATATCCAGGCCAGCGGTTCGACCCGCGAACAGGTGCGTGACCTGCTCGATCGCGTCGATCTGGCACTCGCCACCGATCCGGACGTCACCAAAGGCTGA
- a CDS encoding 5-formyltetrahydrofolate cyclo-ligase: MTEPALLPRPQLRRMLRKARRALTPSQQRQAARGLYKQLAQQPLFRRARHISLYLPTDGEIDPRLLLRAAQRRGKATYLPVLSAWPRTKMVFQRIRPGEKLKPNRFRILEPRANLARQRKIWALDLVLLPLVGFDDVGGRLGMGGGFYDRSLAYLARRNDWRKPTLLGLAHECQKVERLAQASWDVPLQGTVTDKAWYYAG, translated from the coding sequence ATGACCGAACCTGCGCTGCTCCCCCGCCCGCAACTTCGACGCATGCTGCGCAAGGCCCGCCGCGCACTGACTCCCAGTCAGCAGCGCCAGGCCGCTCGCGGGCTGTACAAGCAATTGGCCCAGCAACCGCTGTTCCGCCGCGCCAGACACATCTCGCTCTACCTGCCCACCGACGGTGAAATCGATCCGCGCCTGTTGCTGCGCGCCGCGCAACGCCGGGGCAAGGCCACCTATCTACCGGTGCTGAGCGCCTGGCCGCGAACCAAAATGGTTTTCCAGCGAATCCGTCCCGGGGAAAAACTCAAACCCAACCGCTTCCGCATTCTCGAACCACGGGCCAACCTCGCCCGGCAGCGCAAGATCTGGGCGCTGGACCTGGTGCTGTTGCCATTGGTGGGTTTTGACGATGTCGGCGGACGCCTGGGGATGGGCGGTGGCTTCTACGACCGGAGCCTGGCCTACCTGGCGCGACGAAACGACTGGCGCAAGCCGACGCTGCTGGGGCTGGCCCATGAATGTCAGAAAGTGGAGCGATTGGCTCAGGCGAGCTGGGATGTGCCGCTGCAAGGAACGGTGACGGACAAGGCCTGGTATTACGCAGGCTAG
- a CDS encoding EVE domain-containing protein, with protein sequence MAYWLMKSEPDELSIKGLEKLGKARWDGVRNYQARNFLRAMAVGDEFFFYHSSCPEPGIAGIGKIVEAAYPDPTALEPESHYFDPKATPDKNAWSAIDVAHVETFARVLKLDYLKQQTALAELPLVQKGSRLSVMPVTAEQWAAVIVLKP encoded by the coding sequence ATGGCCTATTGGCTGATGAAGTCCGAGCCCGACGAACTCTCGATCAAGGGGCTGGAAAAGCTCGGCAAAGCGCGCTGGGACGGGGTTCGCAACTATCAGGCACGCAATTTCCTGCGGGCCATGGCGGTGGGGGATGAGTTCTTTTTCTATCATTCCAGCTGCCCTGAGCCGGGCATCGCCGGAATCGGCAAGATTGTCGAAGCCGCGTACCCGGACCCGACGGCGCTGGAGCCGGAAAGCCATTATTTCGACCCGAAGGCCACCCCGGACAAAAACGCCTGGAGCGCGATCGATGTCGCGCATGTCGAAACGTTTGCCCGGGTGCTGAAACTGGATTACCTGAAGCAGCAGACGGCCCTGGCCGAGTTGCCGCTGGTGCAGAAAGGCTCGCGGCTTTCGGTGATGCCGGTGACGGCGGAGCAGTGGGCGGCGGTGATTGTTTTAAAACCTTGA
- a CDS encoding flagellar basal body-associated protein FliL yields the protein MKAWIMLMLALSLPVAAVAEEAKEGETAPKVSYITLSPPFVGNYGLDGTPKLKVYKADVALRVTGDEAAKAVKANEPLIRNQLVALFAQQTTETMNNVEAKEKLRQEALKQTQQVMNDETGKPVVEDLLFNNLIIQ from the coding sequence TTGAAAGCGTGGATCATGTTGATGCTGGCCCTGTCTCTGCCTGTGGCAGCGGTGGCCGAAGAAGCCAAAGAAGGTGAAACTGCGCCGAAGGTCAGTTACATCACCCTGAGCCCGCCGTTCGTGGGCAACTATGGGCTGGACGGCACGCCGAAACTCAAGGTCTACAAGGCCGACGTGGCGTTGCGGGTGACCGGTGACGAGGCCGCCAAGGCGGTGAAGGCCAATGAGCCGTTGATCCGCAATCAATTGGTCGCGCTGTTCGCCCAGCAGACCACCGAGACGATGAACAACGTCGAGGCCAAGGAAAAGCTGCGTCAGGAAGCGTTGAAGCAGACCCAGCAGGTGATGAACGACGAAACCGGTAAGCCGGTGGTTGAGGACTTGTTGTTCAACAACTTGATCATTCAGTAA
- a CDS encoding NADPH:quinone oxidoreductase family protein — protein MKAVLCKAFGPAESLVLEDVASPVAKKNEILLDVHAAGVNFPDTLIIEGKYQFKPPFPFSPGGEAAGVVSAVGEKVSHLKVGDRVMALTGWGSFAEQVAVPGYNVLPIPPSMDFNTAAAFSMTYGTSMHALKQRGNLQPGETLLVLGASGGVGLAAVEIGKAMGARVIAAASSAEKLAVAKAAGADELINYSETSLKDEIKRLTDGQGADVIYDPVGGDLFDQAIRAIAWNGRLLVVGFASGRIPELPVNLALLKGAAVLGVFWGSFAQRQPQDNAANFQQLFGWFAEGKLKPLVSQVYPLSNSAQAINDLGQRKAVGKVVVQVR, from the coding sequence ATGAAAGCCGTGCTGTGCAAAGCCTTCGGCCCTGCCGAATCGCTGGTGCTGGAAGACGTCGCCAGTCCTGTCGCGAAGAAGAACGAAATCCTGCTGGACGTGCACGCCGCCGGGGTGAATTTCCCCGACACCTTGATCATCGAGGGCAAATACCAGTTCAAGCCGCCCTTCCCGTTTTCGCCGGGTGGTGAAGCGGCCGGCGTGGTCAGCGCCGTGGGCGAAAAGGTCAGCCACCTGAAAGTCGGTGACCGGGTCATGGCCCTGACCGGCTGGGGCAGCTTTGCCGAGCAGGTCGCCGTGCCGGGCTACAACGTGCTGCCGATCCCGCCATCGATGGACTTCAACACCGCTGCCGCCTTCAGCATGACCTACGGCACCTCGATGCACGCCCTCAAGCAGCGCGGCAACCTGCAACCGGGCGAAACCCTGCTGGTGCTTGGTGCCTCCGGCGGTGTCGGCCTGGCGGCGGTGGAAATCGGCAAAGCCATGGGCGCCCGGGTGATCGCCGCGGCCAGCAGCGCAGAGAAACTCGCCGTGGCCAAGGCCGCCGGCGCCGACGAACTGATCAACTACAGCGAAACCAGCCTGAAGGACGAAATCAAGCGCCTGACCGACGGCCAGGGTGCCGACGTGATCTACGACCCGGTCGGCGGCGACCTGTTCGACCAGGCGATCCGCGCCATCGCCTGGAACGGCCGCCTGCTGGTGGTCGGTTTCGCCAGCGGGCGCATTCCCGAGCTGCCGGTCAACCTGGCCCTGCTCAAGGGCGCGGCAGTGCTCGGCGTGTTCTGGGGCTCGTTCGCCCAACGCCAGCCACAAGACAACGCGGCGAACTTCCAGCAACTGTTTGGCTGGTTTGCCGAAGGCAAGTTGAAGCCATTGGTTTCGCAGGTATATCCGCTGAGCAATTCAGCCCAGGCGATCAATGATCTTGGCCAGCGCAAAGCGGTCGGGAAAGTGGTGGTTCAGGTTCGCTGA
- a CDS encoding energy transducer TonB, with translation MRWWVCVLLLVASMDVRAGEVYLIPENNPKPVYPVALHRAGVTGMVRVSMTVKADGSVSNAVIAQSAHPGLDEASLAAVSQWRFKPWTVTEDQPAQIIVVAPMDYRLDQGQPIHVNKTLERLMCGDIGRAALNIADTSWVDLPVFSWTRSYLTHSLSPTQLPEEKRLALIAKLNKSVPSIVRRCNTYPAGRYVRFLPQEIRALL, from the coding sequence ATGCGGTGGTGGGTATGCGTGCTTTTGTTGGTGGCGTCCATGGATGTCAGGGCCGGGGAGGTGTACCTGATACCCGAGAATAATCCGAAGCCGGTTTATCCGGTGGCGCTGCATCGGGCGGGTGTCACCGGCATGGTGCGGGTCAGCATGACTGTGAAGGCCGATGGATCAGTCAGTAATGCCGTGATTGCGCAAAGTGCACATCCCGGACTCGATGAGGCGTCATTGGCCGCAGTCAGCCAATGGCGATTCAAGCCGTGGACAGTTACCGAGGATCAGCCAGCGCAAATCATCGTGGTAGCACCCATGGATTACAGGCTGGACCAGGGACAGCCCATTCACGTCAACAAGACGCTGGAGCGGCTCATGTGTGGTGACATCGGACGGGCAGCGCTGAACATCGCAGACACTTCTTGGGTAGACCTGCCGGTGTTCAGTTGGACCCGCAGTTACCTGACCCACTCCCTCTCGCCGACGCAATTGCCGGAAGAGAAGCGTTTGGCGCTGATTGCCAAACTCAACAAAAGCGTCCCATCAATAGTCAGGCGCTGTAATACCTACCCCGCGGGCCGATACGTGCGGTTTCTTCCGCAAGAGATAAGGGCGCTGTTATGA